One genomic window of Medicago truncatula cultivar Jemalong A17 chromosome 1, MtrunA17r5.0-ANR, whole genome shotgun sequence includes the following:
- the LOC25483551 gene encoding uncharacterized protein has product MPGLPQFSNGFWSKNRDDVVGYNQLHKFWSELSPQARQELLRIDKQMLFEQARKNMYCSRCNGLLLEGFLQIVMYGKSLQPEGAGVQFPCGRPGGFKNQNNGGSSTSNGVRNEIQDPSVHPWGGLTTTREGSLTLMDCYLYSKSLKGLQIVFDGARARERERELLYPDACGGGGRGWISQGIVSYGRGHGTRETCALHTARLSCDTLVDFWSALGEETRQSLLRMKEEDFIERLMYRFDSKRFCRDCRRNVIREFKELKELKRMRREPRCTSWFCVADTAFQYEVSDDSIQADWRQTFADTVGLYHHFEWAVGTNEGKSDILEFENVGTNGCVQVSGLDLGGLSACFITLRAWKLDGRCTEFCVKAHALKGQECVHCRLIVGDGYVTITKGESIKRFFEHAEEAEEEEDDDLMDKDGNELDGECTRPQKHAKSPELAREFLLDAATVIFKEQVEKAFREGTARQNAHSIFVCLALKLLEERVHVACKEIITLEKQTKLLEEEEKEKREEEERKERKRAKEREKKLRRKERLKGKDKNKEGKFSESNDVPSSPEAVKEELSAPADTEQNNALSCKNSVVATDEPNLSNGDYHDIQDEEFSSECSTLRAQDCAYDDYDGDIAYEHDRNGTNKVEQPKFYRQRLRYRKEFQVDMSSKWSDRYHNSAVSENGGGMVGRSEPRHYGDNFGTSSRGISGLNRQSKVNVPKINGRNVGHNCNEKFYSSNYRMSEKYDFHSCSCSPNSRVTRGSREIKAVSKSETAVDTSRQFYRGSKYNQVDMHESSGRPKSRVFSGNYPSRDMLQSKKVWEPTESLNKYARSNSDSDVTLRSTGQVSQFDPVRSPVDEVDDSGEIDNDSDLKRHGLTEGCQNDLDAEAEGSCSSTEIGSEEPEISVTRLSAMNNSSDHSQGSISSSDNCSSCLSEGDNNTTSSNRENTEFSNSDSEDASQKYEVTDSSTCVDNGVSDCCEPGIDKTHIANGEGLSSRSLSVPSLDVVESEVFVNPVLETAQNFENSFSSPNVCSQPESILPPMPNRNIQFPVFQTPSAMGYYHQNQVSWPTAPANGLMPFVHPNNYLYAGPLGYNLNEDPRFCLQYGALQQPTPQFNPAAIPVYHPVARGKGLNGEELSQISIPASMQDHFNESVAERVVPAAANSRKAGLNGEDRLSNSAKSQESNGGFSLFHFGGPVAFSNERKTATASSDNVGDFNSKSLHDQVEKDHGCNKKETAFIEEYNLFAASNTLRFTIF; this is encoded by the exons ATGCCAGGATTACCCCAATTCAGTAATGGATTTTGGTCTAAGAATCgtgatgatgttgttggatATAATCAGCTTCACAAA TTCTGGAGTGAGCTGTCGCCACAAGCTCGGCAGGAACTCTTGAGGATAGACAAGCAAATGCTTTTTGAGCAAGCACGGAAAAATATGTACTGCTCTAGATGCAATGGATTGCTTCTTGAAGGATTTTTGCAGATTGTTATGTATGGAAAGTCTTTGCAGCCAGAAGGAGCAGGTGTTCAGTTTCCTTGTGGAAGACCTGGGggtttcaaaaatcaaaataatggtGGATCGTCCACTTCCAATGGGGTCCGGAATGAAATTCAGGATCCATCAGTTCATCCGTGGGGAGGTTTGACGACAACGCGTGAGGGTTCATTGACACTTATGGACTGCTACTTGTATTCAAAGTCTCTGAAAGGACTGCAAATT GTATTTGATGGCGCACGTGCTAGGGAGCGGGAAAGGGAACTGCTTTATCCCGATGCCTGTGGTGGAGGAGGCCGTGGTTGGATAAGCCAAGGAATAGTGAGTTATGGTAGAGGGCATGGAACAAGGGAAACCTGTGCCCTGCATACTGCCAGACTTTCGTGTGATACACTGGTTGATTTTTGGTCCGCACTGGGTGAGGAGACAAGACAATCTCTTCTAAGGATGAAGGAAGAAGATTTTATTGAGAGACTCATGTATAG GTTTGATAGCAAGAGGTTTTGCAGAGATTGTAGAAGAAATGTTATTCGAGAATTCAAGGAACTAAAAGAATTGAAGCGCATGCGTAGAGAACCTCGTTGCACCAGCTGGTTTTGTGTTGCTGATACTGCCTTTCAGTATGAG GTATCTGATGACTCGATTCAAGCTGATTGGCGCCAAACATTTGCTGATACTGTGGGATTGTATCATCACTTTGAGTGGGCTGTGGGGACAAATGAAGGAAAATCAGACATTTTGGAATTTGAAAATGTTGGAACAAATGGATGTGTCCAAGTCAGTGGCCTAGATCTTGGTGGTTTGAGTGCATGCTTCATTACCCTCCGAGCTTGGAAATTAGATGGCCGGTGTACTGAATTTTGTGTTAAAGCTCATGCATTAAAGGGTCAAGAGTGCGTACATTGCAGGCTAATTGTTGGGGATGGTTATGTTACAATCACAAAAGGAGAAAGCATAAAAAGATTCTTTGAGCATGCTGAAGAggcagaagaagaagag gatgatgatttgatggacaAAGACGGGAATGAGCTTGATGGAGAATGCACCCGTCCGCAAAAGCATGCGAAGAGCCCTGAACTTGCTCGAGAATTTCTTCTAGATGCTGCTACGGTTATATTCAAAGAGCAG GTAGAAAAAGCTTTCAGAGAGGGAACAGCACGTCAAAATGCGCACAGCATATTCGTTTGTCTTGCTCTAAAACTGCTGGAGGAACGAGTTCATGTAGCATGCAAAGAGATCATTACATTAGAAAAACAG ACCAAACTTcttgaggaagaagaaaaggaaaaacgtGAAGAAGAAGAGCGCAAGGAGAGGAaaagagcaaaagaaagggagaaaaagcttagaagaaAGGAAAGACTAAAAGGaaaggataaaaataaagaaggaaAGTTTTCTGAGTCAAATGATGTTCCTAGCTCCCCTGAAGCCGTAAAGGAAGAACTGTCTGCACCCGCTGATACAGAGCAAAATAACGCCCTTTCATGCAAGAATTCAGTTGTTGCAACAGATGAGCCTAATTTATCAAATGGCGATTATCATGACATCCAAGATGAAGAGTTCTCAAGTGAGTGTAGTACTCTCAGAGCGCAAGACTGTGCTTATGATGACTATGATGGAGATATTGCATATGAACATGACAGGAATGGTACTAACAAAGTTGAACAACCAAAGTTTTATCGTCAAAGACTTAGATATAGGAAAGAGTTTCAAGTCGACATGTCTTCAAAGTGGTCTGACAGGTACCATAATTCAGCTGTTTCAGAAAATGGAGGAGGGATGGTAGGAAGATCTGAGCCAAGACACTATGGAGATAATTTCGGAACATCTTCCAGAGGAATCAGTGGATTGAACAGACAATCAAAAGTAAATGTTCCAAAAATCAATGGTCGAAATGTTGGTCATAATTGTAATGAGAAGTTCTATAGTTCCAACTACCGGATGAGTGAAAAATATGATTTCCATTCTTGCAGTTGTAGCCCAAACAGTAGAGTGACGAGAGGTAGTCGGGAGATTAAAGCCGTCAGTAAGTCTGAAACTGCAGTCGATACATCTAGGCAGTTTTACCGTGGTAGCAAGTATAATCAGGTAGACATGCATGAGAGTAGTGGAAGACCCAAAAGCAGAGTCTTCTCAGGCAACTATCCAAGTAGGGATATGCTTCAATCAAAGAAAGTTTGGGAGCCTACAGAATCACTCAATAAATATGCTCGTAGTAATTCAGACTCTGATGTTACGTTGAGGTCCACAGGTCAAGTATCTCAGTTTGATCCGGTCAGGTCGCCTGTTGATGAAGTTGATGATTCAGGTGAAATTGACAATGATAGTGATTTGAAGAGACATGGATTGACCGAAGGCTGTCAGAATGATCTTGATGCAGAAGCTGAAGGATCTTGCAGCTCCACAGAAATTGGATCTGAGGAACCTGAAATAAGTGTGACGAGGCTATCTGCCATGAATAATTCTTCTGATCACAGTCAAGGTAGCATTTCTAGTTCTGATAACTGTTCGTCATGCTTAAGCGAGGGCGATAATAATACAACCTCTTCAAACCGTGAAAATACAGAATTCTCAAattcagattcagaagatgctAGCCAAAAATACGAAGTAACAGATAGTTCAACCTGCGTTGACAATGGCGTGTCTGACTGTTGTGAACCTGGGATCGACAAAACTCATATTGCAAATGGTGAGGGTCTGTCAAGCAGGTCACTATCTGTTCCATCATTGGATGTAGTAGAAAGTGAAGTGTTTGTGAATCCTGTATTAGAAACTgcccaaaattttgaaaatagtttttcTTCCCCCAATGTTTGTTCTCAACCTGAAAGCATTCTTCCTCCAATGCCAAACCGAAACATACAATTTCCTGTGTTTCAGACTCCTTCGGCAATGGGTTACTACCATCAAAATCAAGTTTCATGGCCAACCGCTCCCGCAAATGGTTTGATGCCCTTTGTACACCCAAATAACTATTTATATGCTGGCCCTCTTGGATATAACTTAAATGAGGACCCGCGCTTCTGCTTGCAGTATGGTGCCTTGCAACAACCAACACCTCAATTTAACCCTGCAGCTATTCCAGTTTATCATCCAGTTGCCAGAGGTAAGGGCTTAAATGGAGAAGAGCTGAGTCAAATTTCTATTCCAGCATCCATGCAAGATCATTTCAATGAATCCGTTGCAGAAAGGGTTGTTCCAGCTGCAGCTAATTCCAGAAAAGCAGGACTGAATGGGGAAGACCGACTCAGTAATTCTGCCAAGTCACAAGAGAGTAACGGTGGTTTTTCCTTGTTTCATTTTGGCGGGCCTGTAGCCTTTTCAAATGAACGCAAAACAGCTACTGCATCTTCCGACAATGTTGGAGATTTTAACTCAAAAAGTTTGCATGATCAAGTCGAAAAAGATCATGGTTGCAATAAGAAAGAGACTGCTTTCATAGAGGAGTACAACTTGTTTGCGGCAAGTAATACCTTAAGGTTCACAATTTTCTAA
- the LOC120575930 gene encoding uncharacterized protein: MLVKEVSGKELHEFHGQSKTVVDFISNSPQPQEALSNNSAVTPLIKCKRVADLISNSPQEAPSNNSPATPLINAEVKRTRLEISNSPPVLISRSSPPNSSEGVDEMWTSFFTEIKSIVDGNATSVYDNNFPFGDLIDKQFSKEKFFEKVKEMELERVLQTSLTNSVRTTFHLCVMGQKLGDKVKENKAYVREIAELKNMLTENEKNYVGEITELKNKLSEFEKNMAEMTSLKDELNKLKKTFEYSSLEKNRMIAREKDLMDENSKNKVKLLVNEHAHKVFINKLKAEIEELKRKISLQYKAGYEKAVRQVVYFASGLKP, from the coding sequence ATGTTGGTCAAAGAAGTGTCTGGGAAGGAGTTACATGAATTTCACGGACAAAGTAAGACGGTGGTTGATTTTATAAGTAACTCTCCACAGCCACAGGAAGCTCTATCCAATAATTCCGCAGTCACACCCCTCATAAAATGTAAGAGGGTGGCGGATCTGATAAGTAACTCTCCACAGGAAGCTCCATCCAATAATTCCCCGGCCACACCCCTCATAAATGCTGAAGTAAAACGGACTCGACTGGAGATTTCCAATTCACCTCCTGTGCTAATTTCTAGAAGCAGCCCGCCTAATTCTTCCGAAGGGGTGGATGAAATGTGGACATCGTTTTTCACTGAGATTAAAAGCATTGTTGATGGTAATGCCACATCAGTCTATGATAATAATTTCCCATTCGGAGACCTTATTGATAAGCAATTCAGTAAGgaaaagttttttgaaaaagttaaggAGATGGAATTAGAAAGAGTACTCCAAACTAGCCTAACAAATTCTGTTCGAACAACCTTCCATCTTTGTGTCATGGGGCAAAAGTTAGGTGATAAGGTAAAGGAAAACAAGGCTTATGTTAGGGAGATTGCTGaattgaaaaatatgttgacTGAAAATGAGAAGAATTATGTTGGAGAGATTACtgaattgaaaaacaaattgtcTGAATTCGAGAAGAATATGGCAGAGATGACTAGTCTGAAAGATGAACTGAACAAATTGAAGAAAACTTTCGAATATTCAAGCCTGGAAAAGAATCGAATGATAGCAAGGGAAAAAGACTTGATGGATGAAAATTCGAAGAATAAAGTAAAATTACTCGTAAACGAACATGCTCACAAGGTTTTTATTAATAAGTTGAAGGCTGAAATTGAGGAATTGAAGCGTAAAATTTCATTACAGTACAAAGCCGGCTATGAAAAGGCGGTAAGGCAAGTTGTATATTTTGCATCAGGGCTTAAACCTTGA
- the LOC25483553 gene encoding uncharacterized protein: MFVKEVSGKELRDFHGKGRVADRIRNSPQEAPSNNSPATPVINIVKRPRLEVSSSPPVQIPRSSQPSSSEGVNVSISPPVQIPRSSKLSSFEGVNEMWISVFNDIVSSNDGDATSVWDNHFPFGDLIDKHFIKEKFAEKFKDMDFKRVLQTSLVDSIKMTLLHRVIGQKFDKIVMEKEAYVGQVTELKKKLSEYEKKMAEMTTLEDELNKLKKTSRDDILKIQIKEDAHKKVVDKLNAEIKKLKDDAPLIYKTGYDNAVDEVVRLASGLKPKPSN, translated from the coding sequence ATGTTTGTCAAAGAAGTTTCTGGGAAAGAATTACGTGACTTCCACGGAAAAGGTAGGGTGGCTGATCGGATAAGGAACTCTCCACAGGAAGCTCCGTCCAATAATTCCCCTGCCACACCCGTCATAAATATTGTAAAACGGCCTCGACTAGAGGTTTCCAGTTCACCTCCTGTGCAAATTCCTAGAAGCAGCCAGCCCAGTTCATCTGAAGGGGTGAATGTTTCCATTTCACCTCCTGTGCAAATTCCTAGAAGCAGCAAGCTCAGTTCTTTTGAAGGGGTGAATGAAATGTGGATATCGGTGTTCAATGACATCGTTAGTAGTAATGATGGTGATGCTACATCGGTCTGGGATAATCATTTCCCATTTGGAGACCTTATTGATAAGCATTTCATTAAGGAAAAGTTTGCTGAAAAATTTAAGGACATGGACTTTAAAAGGGTACTCCAAACTAGCCTGGTAGATTCCATTAAAATGACCTTGCTTCATCGCGTCATCGGGCAAAAGTTTGATAAGATAGTAATGGAAAAAGAGGCTTATGTTGGACAAGTTACtgaattgaaaaagaagttgtcTGAATATGAGAAGAAGATGGCTGAGATGACGACTCTTGAAGATGAATTGAACAAATTGAAGAAAACTTCACGGGATGACATTctgaaaatacaaataaaagaaGATGCTCACAAGAAAGTAGTTGACAAGTTGAATGCTGAAATCAAAAAGCTTAAGGATGATGCTCCATTAATTTACAAAACCGGCTATGATAACGCAGTAGATGAAGTTGTACGTTTGGCATCAGGACTTAAACCTAAACCAAGTAACTAA